Proteins encoded by one window of Lathyrus oleraceus cultivar Zhongwan6 chromosome 1, CAAS_Psat_ZW6_1.0, whole genome shotgun sequence:
- the LOC127096159 gene encoding uncharacterized protein LOC127096159 has product MPQPPYKPLIPYSQRLAKYKNEGKFKKFIDLLKQMSIIIPFTEAITQMSSYAKFLKEILSNKKKLKDNETVTLTVECSAIIQNNMSPKIKYPGMLENILVHIGQFYIPTDFIIMDINEDSNIPIIFGRPFLATAGAIIDVNKGKLTFEVGEEKVEFILS; this is encoded by the exons ATGCCTCAGCCACCATACAAACCACTTATACCTTATTCTCAAAGACTTGCTAAGTATAAAAATGAAGGGAAATTTAAGAAATTCATAGATCTTTTGAAACAAATGAGTATCATTATACCTTTCacagaagctattacacaaaTGTCCTCATATGCTAAGTTCCTTAAAGAGATCTTATCTAATAAGAAAAAGCTTAAGGATAATGAGACTGTTACACTTACTGTTGAgtgtagcgctataatccaaaatAACATGTCTCCTAAGATAAAATATCCAG GTATGCTAGAGAACATTCTCGTTCATATAGGTCAATTCTATATTCCCACCGACTTTATAATAATGGACATAAATGAGGATTCCAACATCCCTATCATTTTTGGAAGACCCTTTTTGGCCACTGCTGGAGCTATCATAGATGTGAATAAAGGAAAGCTAACCTTTGAAGTTGGTGAAGAAAAAGTTGAATTTATTCTATCATAG